Proteins encoded in a region of the Burkholderia ubonensis subsp. mesacidophila genome:
- the ppsR gene encoding posphoenolpyruvate synthetase regulatory kinase/phosphorylase PpsR, with protein sequence MLPTVFIVSDGTGITAETFAHSILSQFDQKFRLVRVPFVDSLDKAYATVEKINEAAVHDGRRSIVFTTLVDSESNDIVKRSNALVLDMFQRFVEPLEQELQLKSSHAMGRGHQNADTEEYKTRIEAINFSLAHDDGQSNRNLSEADVILVGVSRSGKTPTSLYLAMQYGVKAANYPLIPEDFERGKLPSALSAHRDKLFGLSIDPQRLSEIRNERRPGSKYAAPENCRYEINEAEAMMRREGIKWLSSTHKSIEEIATTILQEIRLDRQSY encoded by the coding sequence ATGCTGCCTACCGTTTTCATCGTCTCCGACGGCACCGGGATCACTGCCGAGACCTTCGCGCACTCGATCCTCTCCCAGTTCGACCAGAAATTCCGCCTCGTGCGCGTGCCGTTCGTCGATTCGCTCGACAAGGCGTATGCGACCGTCGAGAAGATCAACGAAGCCGCCGTGCACGACGGCCGCCGCTCGATCGTGTTCACGACGCTCGTCGACAGCGAATCGAACGACATCGTCAAGCGCTCGAACGCGCTCGTGCTCGATATGTTCCAGCGTTTCGTCGAGCCGCTCGAGCAGGAACTGCAGCTGAAGTCGAGCCATGCGATGGGCCGCGGCCACCAGAACGCGGACACCGAGGAATACAAGACGCGCATCGAGGCGATCAACTTCTCGCTCGCGCACGACGACGGCCAGTCGAACCGCAACCTGTCGGAAGCCGACGTGATCCTCGTCGGCGTGTCGCGCAGCGGCAAGACCCCGACGAGCCTGTACCTCGCGATGCAGTATGGCGTGAAGGCCGCGAACTATCCGCTGATTCCGGAAGACTTCGAGCGCGGCAAGCTGCCGTCCGCGCTCAGCGCGCACCGCGACAAGCTGTTCGGGCTGTCGATCGATCCGCAGCGCCTGTCCGAGATCCGCAACGAACGCCGGCCGGGCAGCAAGTACGCGGCGCCCGAGAATTGCCGCTACGAGATCAACGAAGCCGAGGCGATGATGCGCCGCGAAGGCATCAAGTGGCTGTCGTCGACGCACAAGTCGATCGAGGAGATCGCGACGACGATCCTGCAGGAAATCCGCCTCGACCGGCAGTCGTACTGA
- the lpxA gene encoding acyl-ACP--UDP-N-acetylglucosamine O-acyltransferase — MTRIHPTAIVEPSAQIDESVEIGPYAIVGPHVTIGARTTIGSHSVIEGHTTIGEDNRIGHYASVGGRPQDMKYQDEPTRLVIGNRNTIREFTTIHTGTVQDAGVTTLGDDNWIMAYVHIGHDCRIGSHVILSSNAQMAGHVEIGDWAIVGGMSGVHQFVRIGAHAMLGGASALVQDVPPFVIAAGNKAEPHGINVEGLRRRGFSPDAISALRSAYRLLYKNGLSLEEAKVQLRELAEAGGDGDAPVKALVAFIDASQRGIIR; from the coding sequence ATGACCAGGATTCATCCCACGGCGATTGTCGAGCCGAGCGCGCAGATCGACGAATCGGTCGAGATCGGCCCGTACGCGATCGTCGGCCCGCACGTCACGATCGGTGCGCGCACCACGATCGGTTCGCACAGCGTGATCGAAGGTCACACGACGATCGGCGAGGACAACCGCATCGGCCATTACGCGTCGGTCGGCGGCCGGCCGCAGGACATGAAGTACCAGGATGAGCCGACCCGGCTCGTGATCGGCAATCGCAACACGATCCGCGAATTCACGACGATCCACACCGGCACCGTGCAGGACGCGGGCGTCACGACGCTCGGCGACGACAACTGGATCATGGCCTATGTGCACATCGGCCACGACTGCCGCATCGGCAGCCATGTGATCCTGTCGAGCAACGCGCAGATGGCGGGCCACGTCGAGATCGGCGACTGGGCGATCGTCGGCGGCATGTCCGGCGTGCACCAGTTCGTGCGCATCGGCGCGCACGCGATGCTCGGCGGCGCGTCGGCGCTCGTGCAGGACGTGCCGCCGTTCGTGATCGCGGCCGGCAACAAGGCGGAGCCGCACGGGATCAACGTCGAAGGGCTGCGCCGCCGCGGCTTCTCGCCCGATGCGATCTCGGCGCTGCGCAGCGCGTACCGCCTGCTGTACAAGAACGGCCTGTCGCTCGAGGAAGCGAAGGTGCAACTGCGCGAGCTGGCGGAAGCCGGCGGCGACGGCGACGCGCCGGTCAAGGCGCTCGTCGCGTTCATCGACGCGTCCCAGCGCGGCATCATCCGCTAA
- the ppsA gene encoding phosphoenolpyruvate synthase, whose translation MTNAANVAKDQAYVIPFEQLRMTDVEIVGGKNASLGEMISQLSEAGVRVPTGFATTALAFRDFLKHNDLTDRIAKRLESLDIDDVKALAEAGAEIRKWIVEAPMQARLAQEIRAQFEILKASSPEELSFAVRSSATAEDLPDASFAGQQESYLNVVGIEDVLDRMKHVFASLYNDRAISYRVHKGFTHAEVALSAGVQRMVRSDVGAAGVMFTIDTESGFKDAVFITSSYGLGETVVQGAVNPDEFYVFKTTLAQDKYPIIRRSIGSKLIKMEFTQPGEPGRVKTVDVPHEQRNRYSITDADVIELAKYAVIIEKHYQRPMDIEWGKDGRDGKIFILQARPETVKSQASGKAEQRFKLKGQSQVLATGRAIGQKIGAGPVRVIQDPSEMERVQPGDVLVADMTDPNWEPVMKRAAAIVTNRGGRTCHAAIIARELGVPAVVGCGDATDVLKDGALVTVSCAEGDEGKIYDGLLETEVTEVQRGELPEIPVKIMMNVGNPQLAFDFSQLPNAGVGLARLEFIINNNIGVHPKAILEYPNIDQDLKKAVESVARGHASPRAFYVDKLTEGIATIAAAFYPKPVIVRMSDFKSNEYKKLIGGSRYEPDEENPMLGFRGASRYIADDFAQAFEMECLALKRVRDEMGLSNVEIMVPFVRTVKQAERVVNLLAKFGLKRGENDLRLIMMCEVPTNAILAEEFLQHFDGFSIGSNDLTQLTLGLDRDSGMELLAADFDERDPAVKFLLKRAIDTCRKMGKYVGICGQGPSDHPDFAQWLTDEGIVSISLNPDTIIDTWQALANRK comes from the coding sequence ATGACTAACGCAGCAAACGTCGCAAAGGACCAGGCGTATGTAATTCCGTTCGAGCAGTTGCGGATGACCGATGTGGAGATCGTCGGCGGCAAGAATGCGTCGCTCGGCGAGATGATCAGCCAGCTTTCCGAAGCAGGCGTTCGCGTACCCACCGGTTTCGCCACGACCGCGCTCGCTTTCCGTGATTTCCTCAAGCACAACGACCTCACCGACCGCATCGCCAAGCGTCTCGAGTCGCTCGACATCGACGACGTGAAGGCGCTCGCCGAAGCCGGCGCCGAGATCCGCAAGTGGATCGTCGAAGCACCGATGCAGGCGCGCCTGGCACAGGAAATCCGTGCCCAGTTCGAGATCCTGAAGGCCAGCTCGCCGGAAGAGCTGTCGTTCGCCGTGCGTTCGTCCGCGACCGCGGAAGACCTGCCTGACGCGTCGTTCGCGGGCCAGCAGGAGTCGTACCTGAACGTCGTCGGCATCGAGGACGTGCTCGACCGCATGAAGCATGTGTTCGCGTCGCTCTACAACGACCGCGCGATCTCGTACCGCGTCCACAAGGGCTTCACGCACGCCGAGGTCGCGCTGTCGGCCGGCGTGCAGCGCATGGTGCGCTCGGACGTCGGCGCGGCCGGCGTGATGTTCACGATCGACACCGAATCGGGCTTCAAGGACGCCGTGTTCATCACGTCGAGCTACGGCCTAGGCGAAACCGTCGTGCAGGGCGCGGTGAACCCGGACGAGTTCTATGTGTTCAAGACCACGCTGGCGCAGGACAAGTACCCGATCATCCGCCGCTCGATCGGCTCGAAGCTGATCAAGATGGAGTTCACGCAGCCGGGCGAGCCGGGCCGCGTGAAGACGGTCGACGTGCCGCACGAGCAGCGCAACCGCTACTCGATCACCGATGCCGACGTGATCGAGCTGGCGAAGTACGCGGTGATCATCGAGAAGCACTACCAGCGTCCGATGGACATCGAGTGGGGCAAGGACGGCCGCGACGGCAAGATCTTCATCCTGCAGGCGCGCCCGGAAACGGTGAAGAGCCAGGCGAGCGGCAAGGCCGAGCAGCGCTTCAAGCTGAAGGGCCAGTCGCAGGTGCTGGCGACGGGCCGCGCGATCGGCCAGAAGATCGGCGCGGGCCCCGTGCGCGTGATCCAGGACCCGTCGGAAATGGAACGCGTGCAGCCGGGCGACGTGCTGGTCGCCGACATGACCGACCCGAACTGGGAGCCGGTGATGAAGCGCGCCGCCGCGATCGTCACGAACCGCGGCGGCCGTACCTGCCACGCGGCGATCATCGCGCGTGAGCTCGGCGTGCCGGCAGTCGTCGGCTGCGGCGACGCGACGGACGTGCTGAAGGACGGCGCGCTCGTCACGGTGTCGTGCGCGGAAGGCGACGAAGGCAAGATCTACGACGGGCTGCTCGAGACGGAAGTCACCGAAGTGCAGCGCGGCGAACTGCCGGAAATCCCGGTGAAGATCATGATGAACGTCGGCAACCCGCAGCTCGCGTTCGATTTCTCGCAGCTGCCGAACGCCGGCGTCGGCCTCGCGCGCCTCGAGTTCATCATCAACAACAACATCGGCGTGCACCCGAAGGCGATCCTCGAGTACCCGAACATCGACCAGGACCTGAAGAAGGCGGTCGAGAGCGTCGCGCGCGGCCACGCGTCGCCGCGTGCGTTCTACGTCGACAAGCTGACGGAAGGCATCGCGACGATCGCCGCGGCGTTCTATCCGAAGCCCGTGATCGTGCGGATGTCCGACTTCAAGTCGAACGAGTACAAGAAGCTGATCGGCGGTTCGCGCTACGAGCCGGACGAGGAAAACCCGATGCTGGGCTTCCGCGGCGCGTCGCGCTACATCGCCGACGACTTCGCGCAGGCGTTCGAGATGGAGTGCCTCGCGCTCAAGCGCGTGCGTGACGAGATGGGTCTCTCCAACGTCGAGATCATGGTGCCGTTCGTGCGGACCGTGAAGCAGGCGGAGCGCGTCGTCAACCTGCTCGCGAAGTTCGGCCTGAAGCGCGGCGAGAACGACCTGCGTCTCATCATGATGTGCGAAGTGCCGACGAACGCGATCCTCGCCGAAGAGTTCCTGCAGCACTTCGACGGCTTCTCGATCGGCTCGAACGACCTTACGCAGCTCACGCTCGGCCTCGATCGCGACTCGGGCATGGAGCTGCTCGCAGCCGACTTCGACGAGCGCGACCCGGCGGTCAAGTTCCTGCTGAAGCGCGCTATCGACACCTGCCGCAAGATGGGCAAGTACGTCGGCATCTGCGGCCAGGGCCCGTCCGATCACCCGGACTTCGCGCAGTGGCTGACCGACGAAGGCATCGTGTCGATCTCGCTGAACCCGGACACGATCATCGATACGTGGCAGGCGCTCGCCAACCGCAAGTAA
- a CDS encoding NfeD family protein, with protein sequence MMSGHLFWWIGVGVLVVGELLTGTFNLLMIALGFLAGGLLQVAGVAPHVQFGAAAVVAIGAMVALRRSGLGRRQKRDASSNPDINLDIGATLTVDAWRDRRARVQYRGAEWDVELAEGERDDARLYQVHAVRGNCLVVIAKPAG encoded by the coding sequence ATGATGTCGGGGCATCTGTTCTGGTGGATCGGGGTGGGCGTGCTGGTCGTCGGCGAACTGCTGACGGGCACGTTCAATCTGTTGATGATCGCGCTCGGGTTCCTCGCGGGCGGCCTGCTGCAGGTGGCTGGCGTCGCGCCGCACGTGCAGTTCGGGGCGGCCGCGGTGGTCGCGATCGGCGCGATGGTCGCGCTGCGCCGTTCGGGGCTGGGGCGCAGGCAGAAGCGCGACGCGTCGTCCAATCCGGACATCAATCTCGACATCGGCGCGACCCTCACGGTCGACGCGTGGCGCGACCGCCGCGCGCGCGTCCAGTACCGGGGCGCCGAGTGGGATGTCGAGCTGGCCGAAGGCGAGCGCGACGACGCGCGCCTTTACCAGGTGCACGCCGTGCGCGGCAACTGTCTCGTCGTCATAGCGAAACCCGCGGGCTGA
- the lpxD gene encoding UDP-3-O-(3-hydroxymyristoyl)glucosamine N-acyltransferase — MALTLEALVKRFGGEIAGDHQCQVGGLAPLDQAGPQQLAFLANPKYLSQVETTRAGAVLIAPKDLEKLGAAAGGRSFIVTPNPYAYFARVAQMFIDLAAPPRAAGVHPSATIDPAAQVAPTAVIGPHVTIDAGAVIEDGVQLDANVFVGRGTRIGADSHLYPNVSVYHGCRIGPRAIVHSGAVIGSDGFGFAPDFVGDGDARTGSWVKIPQVGGVAIGPDVEIGANTTIDRGAMADTVIEECVKIDNLVQIGHNCRIGAYTVIAGNAGIAGSTTIGRHCMIGGAAGIAGHVTLGDYVIITAKSGVSKSLPKAGIYTSAFPAVDHGDWNKSAALVRNLDKLRDRIKALETALAAHGGGADA; from the coding sequence ATGGCATTGACGCTTGAGGCACTCGTAAAGCGGTTCGGCGGCGAGATCGCCGGTGACCACCAGTGTCAGGTCGGCGGCCTCGCGCCGCTCGACCAGGCCGGCCCCCAGCAGCTCGCGTTCCTCGCGAACCCGAAATACCTGTCGCAGGTCGAGACGACCCGGGCAGGCGCGGTGCTGATCGCGCCGAAGGATCTGGAGAAGCTGGGCGCGGCCGCTGGCGGCCGCAGCTTCATTGTGACGCCGAATCCGTACGCGTACTTCGCGCGCGTCGCGCAGATGTTCATCGACCTCGCCGCGCCGCCGCGCGCCGCGGGCGTGCATCCGAGCGCGACGATCGATCCGGCCGCGCAGGTGGCCCCGACCGCGGTGATCGGCCCGCACGTGACGATCGACGCGGGCGCGGTGATCGAGGACGGCGTGCAGCTCGACGCGAACGTGTTCGTCGGGCGCGGCACGAGGATCGGCGCCGATTCCCACCTGTACCCGAACGTGTCGGTCTACCACGGCTGCCGGATCGGCCCGCGCGCGATCGTGCATTCGGGCGCGGTGATCGGCTCGGACGGCTTCGGCTTCGCGCCGGACTTCGTCGGCGACGGCGACGCGCGCACCGGCAGCTGGGTCAAGATCCCGCAGGTCGGCGGCGTGGCGATCGGCCCGGACGTCGAGATCGGCGCGAACACGACGATCGACCGCGGCGCGATGGCGGACACCGTCATCGAGGAATGCGTGAAGATCGATAACCTGGTCCAGATCGGCCACAACTGCCGGATCGGCGCGTACACGGTGATCGCCGGCAACGCGGGGATCGCAGGAAGCACGACGATCGGCCGCCACTGCATGATCGGCGGCGCGGCCGGCATCGCGGGCCACGTGACGCTCGGCGACTACGTGATCATCACCGCGAAGTCGGGCGTATCGAAGTCGCTGCCGAAGGCAGGCATCTACACGAGCGCGTTCCCGGCCGTCGACCACGGCGACTGGAACAAGAGCGCCGCGCTCGTGCGCAATCTCGACAAGCTGCGCGACCGCATCAAGGCGCTCGAGACCGCACTGGCCGCCCACGGCGGCGGCGCGGACGCGTAA
- a CDS encoding OmpH family outer membrane protein — protein sequence MCALTVALALGAATVHAQDVARIAAVNSDRILRESVPAKAAQTKLEAEFAKRDKDLQDMAQRLKSMSDSLDKNGSSLSSADRAQKQRDLAQLDTDFQRKQREFREDLNQRRNEELAAVLERANKVIKQIAEQQNYDLIVQEAVYVSPRIDITDKVLKALASGSIN from the coding sequence ATGTGCGCGCTGACCGTTGCGCTGGCCCTGGGCGCCGCGACGGTGCACGCACAGGACGTCGCCCGCATCGCGGCGGTCAATTCGGATCGGATCCTGCGCGAGTCCGTGCCCGCGAAGGCGGCGCAGACGAAGCTCGAAGCCGAGTTCGCGAAGCGCGACAAGGATCTGCAGGACATGGCGCAGCGCCTGAAATCGATGTCGGATTCGCTTGACAAGAACGGCTCGTCGTTGTCGTCGGCCGATCGCGCGCAGAAGCAGCGCGACCTCGCACAGCTCGACACCGACTTCCAGCGCAAGCAGCGCGAGTTCCGCGAGGATCTGAACCAGCGCCGCAACGAAGAGCTGGCGGCGGTGCTCGAGCGCGCCAACAAGGTCATCAAGCAGATCGCCGAGCAGCAGAACTACGACCTGATCGTGCAGGAAGCCGTGTACGTCAGCCCGCGCATCGACATCACAGACAAGGTGCTCAAGGCGCTCGCGTCCGGCTCGATAAACTGA
- the rnhB gene encoding ribonuclease HII: MTAARTSRRRTPADAQGGFDFSRPDEIVCGVDEAGRGPLAGPVVAAAVILDPAQPIDGLDDSKALSAKKRDALYELIVARSSAYCIASASVEEIDTLNILHATMLAMKRAVEGLAVVPTLAQIDGNRCPTLSVRAEAIVSGDALVPSISAASILAKVTRDRMLVDLHERFPVYGFNVHAGYGTAKHLAALREHGPCEAHRRSFAPVRAALDLRVCSR; this comes from the coding sequence ATGACGGCAGCACGCACATCGCGTCGCCGCACGCCGGCCGACGCGCAGGGCGGCTTCGACTTCAGCCGGCCCGACGAGATCGTCTGCGGCGTCGACGAAGCCGGGCGCGGCCCGCTCGCGGGCCCGGTCGTGGCCGCCGCGGTGATTCTCGATCCCGCGCAGCCGATCGACGGGCTCGACGATTCGAAGGCGCTCTCCGCGAAGAAGCGCGACGCGCTGTACGAGCTGATCGTCGCGCGTTCGAGCGCGTACTGCATCGCGTCGGCGAGCGTCGAGGAAATCGACACGCTGAACATCCTGCACGCGACGATGCTCGCGATGAAGCGGGCGGTCGAAGGGCTCGCGGTCGTGCCGACGCTCGCGCAGATCGACGGCAACCGCTGCCCGACGCTGTCGGTGCGCGCCGAGGCGATCGTCAGCGGCGATGCGCTGGTGCCGAGCATCTCGGCCGCGTCGATTCTCGCGAAGGTCACGCGCGACCGCATGCTGGTCGACCTGCACGAGCGCTTCCCAGTCTACGGGTTCAACGTGCATGCGGGCTACGGCACCGCGAAACACCTTGCCGCGCTGCGCGAGCACGGGCCGTGCGAAGCGCATCGCCGCTCGTTCGCGCCGGTGCGCGCGGCGCTCGATCTGAGGGTCTGTTCTCGCTAA
- the lpxB gene encoding lipid-A-disaccharide synthase, with protein sequence MSLPTNQLRLAMVAGEPSGDLLAASLLGGLHERLPASAHYYGIGGQRMIAHGFDSHWQMDKLTVRGYVEALGQIPEILRIRGELKRQLLADRPDAFIGVDAPDFNFNVEQAVRDAGIPSIHFVCPSIWAWRGGRIKKIAKSVDHMLCLFPFEPAMLDKAGVASTYVGHPLADEIPLEPDTHGARIALGLAVDGPVIAVLPGSRRSEIALIGPTFFAAMALMQQREPGVRFVMPAATPALRALLQPLVDAHPQLALTITEGRSQVAMTAADAILVKSGTVTLEAALLKKPMVISYKVPWLTGQIMRRQGYLPYVGLPNILAGRFVVPELLQHFATPEALADATLTQLRDDANRRTLTEIFTEMHHSLRQNTAAKAAEAVVRVIEQRKGRRA encoded by the coding sequence ATGTCGCTCCCGACCAACCAGCTCCGGCTTGCGATGGTGGCGGGCGAGCCGTCGGGCGACCTGCTCGCGGCGTCGCTGCTCGGCGGGCTGCACGAGCGGCTGCCCGCGTCGGCCCACTATTACGGGATCGGCGGCCAGCGGATGATCGCGCACGGCTTCGACTCGCACTGGCAGATGGACAAGCTGACGGTGCGCGGCTACGTCGAGGCGCTCGGCCAGATTCCGGAGATCCTGCGGATCCGCGGCGAACTGAAGCGCCAGCTGCTCGCCGACCGGCCGGACGCGTTCATCGGCGTCGACGCGCCGGACTTCAACTTCAACGTCGAGCAGGCGGTTCGCGACGCGGGCATTCCTTCGATCCACTTCGTGTGCCCGTCGATCTGGGCGTGGCGCGGCGGCCGGATCAAGAAGATCGCCAAGTCGGTCGACCACATGCTGTGCCTGTTCCCGTTCGAACCGGCGATGCTCGACAAGGCGGGCGTCGCGTCGACCTACGTCGGCCATCCGCTCGCCGACGAGATCCCGCTCGAGCCCGACACGCATGGCGCGCGGATCGCGCTCGGCTTGGCCGTAGACGGCCCGGTGATCGCCGTGCTGCCCGGCAGCCGGCGCTCGGAAATCGCGCTGATCGGCCCGACGTTCTTCGCGGCGATGGCGCTGATGCAGCAACGCGAGCCGGGCGTGCGCTTCGTGATGCCGGCGGCGACGCCGGCGCTGCGCGCGCTGCTGCAGCCGCTCGTCGACGCGCATCCGCAACTCGCGCTGACGATCACCGAAGGCCGTTCGCAGGTCGCGATGACGGCGGCGGACGCGATCCTCGTCAAGAGCGGCACCGTGACGCTGGAAGCCGCGCTGCTGAAGAAGCCGATGGTGATCTCGTACAAGGTGCCCTGGCTGACGGGGCAGATCATGCGCCGGCAGGGCTACCTGCCGTATGTCGGCCTGCCGAACATCCTCGCCGGGCGCTTCGTCGTGCCGGAGCTGCTGCAGCATTTCGCGACGCCGGAGGCGCTGGCCGACGCGACGCTGACGCAGCTGCGCGACGACGCGAACCGCCGCACGCTCACCGAAATCTTTACCGAAATGCATCATTCCCTGCGACAGAACACAGCCGCGAAGGCCGCCGAGGCGGTCGTACGCGTGATCGAACAGCGCAAGGGGCGGCGCGCATGA
- the fabZ gene encoding 3-hydroxyacyl-ACP dehydratase FabZ encodes MSTEKINLDIHKILTLLPHRYPILLVDRVLELEPHKGIKALKNVSINEPFFQGHFPKRPVMPGVLILEALAQAAALLTFAEEQPKDPENTLYYFVGIDGARFKRVVEPGDQLILNVTFERYIRGIWKFKAVAEVDGKVAAEAELMCTVKTADAAP; translated from the coding sequence ATGAGCACTGAAAAAATCAATCTCGACATCCACAAGATCCTCACGCTGCTGCCGCATCGCTACCCGATTCTGCTCGTCGACCGCGTGCTCGAGCTCGAGCCGCACAAGGGCATCAAGGCGCTGAAGAACGTGTCGATCAACGAGCCGTTCTTCCAGGGGCATTTCCCGAAGCGGCCGGTGATGCCGGGCGTGCTGATTCTCGAGGCGCTCGCGCAGGCGGCCGCGCTGCTGACGTTCGCGGAAGAGCAGCCGAAGGACCCGGAAAACACGCTGTACTACTTCGTCGGCATCGACGGCGCGCGCTTCAAGCGCGTGGTCGAGCCGGGCGACCAGCTGATCCTGAACGTGACGTTCGAACGCTACATCCGCGGCATCTGGAAGTTCAAGGCGGTGGCGGAAGTGGACGGCAAGGTCGCGGCGGAAGCCGAACTGATGTGCACGGTCAAGACGGCCGACGCGGCGCCCTGA
- a CDS encoding TrmH family RNA methyltransferase — protein sequence MKVITSRDNPLYKRLKALAGSTSHQRRNGQALLEGFHLASAYLDTGAIPELCVATEGALRHDEAQAIVARIDAHRLVTLPDALFGQLSNVVNGVGFLLLVDRPSEPLPARVTDTSVVLDGVQDAGNVGSILRSAAAAGVKHVFCAPGTAYAWSSKVLRSGMGAHFLLSIHEDVEAGALAERIGVPVALTDSHGAQAIYDCDLAGPVVWVFGNEGAGVSAFWRDAATHRVTIPQPGGMESLNVAAAAAVCLFEQVRQQRRA from the coding sequence ATGAAAGTCATTACCTCTCGCGACAACCCGCTTTACAAGCGCCTGAAGGCGCTCGCGGGTTCGACGTCGCATCAGCGCCGCAACGGCCAGGCGCTGCTCGAAGGATTCCATCTCGCGAGCGCGTATCTCGACACGGGCGCGATTCCCGAGCTGTGCGTCGCGACCGAAGGCGCGCTGCGCCACGACGAGGCACAGGCGATCGTCGCCCGCATCGACGCGCACCGGCTCGTCACGTTGCCCGACGCGCTGTTCGGCCAGTTGTCGAACGTCGTCAACGGCGTGGGCTTCCTGCTGCTCGTCGACCGGCCGTCCGAGCCGCTGCCCGCGCGCGTGACCGACACGTCGGTCGTGCTCGACGGCGTGCAGGACGCCGGCAACGTCGGCTCGATCCTGCGCAGCGCGGCGGCGGCGGGCGTGAAGCATGTGTTCTGCGCGCCGGGCACCGCGTACGCGTGGTCGTCGAAGGTGCTGCGCTCGGGCATGGGCGCGCATTTCCTGCTGTCGATCCACGAGGACGTCGAGGCGGGCGCGCTTGCCGAGCGAATCGGCGTGCCGGTCGCGCTGACGGATTCGCACGGCGCGCAGGCGATCTACGATTGCGACCTGGCCGGGCCGGTCGTGTGGGTGTTCGGCAACGAGGGCGCCGGCGTGTCGGCGTTCTGGCGCGACGCGGCGACCCATCGCGTGACGATTCCGCAGCCGGGCGGGATGGAGTCGCTGAACGTCGCGGCCGCGGCCGCGGTCTGCCTGTTCGAGCAGGTGCGGCAGCAGCGCCGCGCGTGA